The Prosthecodimorpha staleyi genome has a window encoding:
- a CDS encoding LysR family transcriptional regulator yields MGGILDLDQLKTFVAICESGSFTKAADVVHKTQSAVSMQIRRLEERIGKALFARDGRQSRLTPDGERLLAYARRMVKLNDETLAAFAEAELTGRVRLGTPDDYADRFLPEIPARFARSHPRAEVTVICAPTTDLVTMMREDELDVAIITHVRALGPAEVVRREPLLWVTSQRHATHEADPLPLALGRPICTWRRAALEALETVGRRHRLVLVSWNATAYGAAVLAGLAVSVVPESALRPGMRVLTEADGFPRLAPIEIGLLRSWHHTSPVMDALAGHIVQSLDNLSPAAMMAAE; encoded by the coding sequence ATGGGCGGCATCCTGGATCTCGACCAGTTGAAGACCTTCGTGGCGATCTGCGAGAGCGGCAGCTTCACCAAGGCGGCCGACGTGGTCCACAAGACGCAATCGGCGGTTTCCATGCAGATCCGCCGGCTGGAGGAGCGGATCGGCAAGGCGCTGTTCGCCCGCGACGGACGCCAGTCGCGGCTGACGCCGGACGGGGAACGGCTGCTCGCCTATGCCCGCCGCATGGTCAAGCTCAACGACGAGACGCTCGCCGCCTTCGCCGAGGCGGAGCTGACCGGCCGCGTCCGGCTCGGCACGCCGGACGACTATGCCGACCGCTTCCTGCCGGAAATCCCGGCCCGCTTCGCCCGCTCGCATCCGCGCGCCGAGGTGACCGTCATCTGCGCGCCGACGACCGACCTCGTCACCATGATGCGCGAGGACGAACTGGACGTGGCGATCATCACCCATGTGCGCGCGCTCGGACCGGCCGAGGTGGTCCGGCGCGAGCCGCTGCTCTGGGTCACCTCGCAGCGCCACGCCACCCACGAGGCCGATCCGCTGCCGCTCGCGCTCGGCCGCCCGATCTGCACTTGGCGCCGCGCCGCCCTGGAGGCCCTGGAGACGGTCGGCCGCCGGCACCGGCTGGTGCTGGTCAGCTGGAACGCGACCGCCTATGGCGCGGCCGTGCTGGCCGGCCTCGCCGTCTCGGTGGTGCCGGAATCGGCGCTCCGGCCGGGCATGCGCGTCCTGACCGAGGCCGACGGCTTCCCGCGCCTCGCCCCGATCGAGATCGGGCTCCTGCGCTCCTGGCACCATACCTCGCCGGTCATGGACGCGCTTGCCGGCCACATCGTGCAATCGCTCGATAACCTCTCCCCGGCCGCCATGATGGCGGCGGAATAG
- a CDS encoding S8 family peptidase: MEPDTARLKRAIIVPKTAMLALEGDGSFGTGGARFKAAQAIEPATQLAASALRMKSALGRLALDADGDQFAFARLTQGTADGVVKSLNNINAMMVISRDMEKLKDAASAIDSDFVVVDDFDLAMPSAGLRYTEFQKRHFRTTDAKADREMREASGTLQAHRSGIRGDNVAVGILDTGVDADHVEFRGRRVLFRHIGYYPGAGEAPRIVRGFDTDGHGTHVAGILTGRKVGVAPGALLHCASVIESETMRTSMVRTVYGLNWMLGHLKLDPAVPAVLNLSLGFPAVDNVDEKGHKTRLATIRYMIKNLIANDILVVSAIGNEGPGTCGFPAAFDEVLAVGAVDAFGRTADFSGSCTTGGTKKPDIMGFGVNVLSAVERDVDGRSLYTRMSGTSMAAPYVAGIATLYRSAYPNEPVSAIIDMIRSTAIYLGKSTQGAEAGLAAFQTNP, from the coding sequence ATGGAGCCCGACACCGCGCGATTGAAGCGCGCCATCATCGTGCCCAAAACGGCGATGCTGGCATTGGAAGGTGATGGCAGCTTCGGAACGGGCGGGGCGCGCTTCAAAGCCGCGCAAGCGATCGAGCCGGCCACCCAGTTGGCGGCATCGGCGCTCCGCATGAAAAGCGCACTCGGTCGTCTGGCCCTCGACGCGGACGGCGATCAGTTCGCTTTCGCCCGGCTGACGCAAGGCACAGCTGACGGGGTTGTGAAATCTCTGAACAATATCAACGCGATGATGGTGATATCGCGCGACATGGAAAAGCTGAAGGATGCAGCCTCCGCCATCGACTCGGACTTTGTCGTGGTCGACGACTTCGATCTGGCCATGCCATCGGCCGGGCTGCGCTACACCGAGTTCCAGAAGCGCCATTTCAGGACGACCGACGCGAAAGCCGACCGGGAGATGCGGGAAGCGAGCGGAACGCTGCAGGCCCACAGGAGCGGAATCCGGGGCGACAATGTTGCCGTCGGCATTCTGGATACGGGTGTCGACGCGGACCATGTCGAATTCCGCGGACGACGCGTCCTGTTCCGGCACATCGGCTACTATCCCGGGGCCGGAGAGGCGCCGCGCATCGTCCGGGGATTCGATACCGACGGGCACGGCACCCATGTCGCCGGCATTCTGACGGGACGCAAGGTGGGGGTCGCACCGGGCGCTCTTCTGCATTGCGCCAGCGTCATCGAAAGCGAAACCATGCGCACCAGCATGGTCCGGACGGTCTATGGTCTCAACTGGATGCTCGGCCATCTCAAGCTGGACCCTGCGGTCCCGGCGGTTCTCAATCTTTCCCTGGGCTTTCCGGCTGTCGACAACGTTGACGAGAAAGGCCACAAGACGCGCCTCGCAACGATCCGGTACATGATCAAGAACCTGATCGCCAACGATATTCTGGTCGTATCCGCGATCGGCAACGAAGGTCCCGGGACCTGCGGATTCCCGGCCGCATTTGACGAGGTGCTCGCCGTTGGGGCTGTCGACGCCTTCGGAAGGACGGCCGATTTCTCGGGGTCGTGCACGACCGGCGGGACCAAGAAGCCGGACATCATGGGCTTCGGAGTGAATGTCCTATCCGCCGTGGAGCGCGACGTGGACGGCCGTTCGCTCTATACGCGGATGTCCGGAACCAGCATGGCAGCCCCGTATGTGGCCGGAATCGCGACCCTCTATCGGTCCGCCTATCCGAACGAACCGGTATCTGCCATCATTGACATGATAAGGTCGACCGCCATCTACCTCGGCAAGTCGACACAAGGAGCGGAAGCGGGACTGGCCGCTTTCCAAACGAATCCGTAA
- a CDS encoding DUF1127 domain-containing protein, with product MRDPHGVSVTLNANPKPDPRADFAAGAGVVSRSRKERIMHMAEIATRPLHRLGGGAAAVVRGAVSVVASLVRSWRNRRVVGDLLEFDDRMLADIGLMRGDVTAALSSPTGTDPSTRLRIFAVERRAGLRAQAIEREAQRAARLTGEAVE from the coding sequence ATGCGCGATCCGCATGGTGTGTCCGTCACCCTTAACGCCAACCCCAAACCAGACCCCCGCGCGGATTTCGCCGCCGGGGCCGGAGTCGTCTCGCGATCTCGAAAGGAGCGCATCATGCATATGGCAGAAATCGCAACTCGTCCCCTTCACCGGCTCGGCGGTGGCGCCGCGGCTGTCGTCCGCGGGGCCGTGTCGGTGGTCGCAAGCCTGGTGCGGTCCTGGCGAAACCGTCGGGTCGTCGGCGACCTGCTCGAGTTCGACGACCGGATGCTGGCCGATATCGGCCTGATGCGCGGCGACGTGACCGCGGCCCTGTCCTCGCCGACCGGTACCGATCCGAGCACCCGGCTGCGCATCTTCGCGGTCGAGCGGCGCGCGGGCCTTCGCGCCCAGGCGATCGAGCGCGAGGCGCAGCGCGCCGCCCGGCTCACCGGTGAAGCGGTCGAGTAA
- a CDS encoding glutamate--cysteine ligase: protein MARDTVDAVPIENRDQLYAWFEKGSKPKDRWRIGTEHEKFGFHTDDLSPVAYEGPRGVRKLLEGMEGLLGWEPIMDRDAIIGLADPVGGGAISLEPGGQFELSGAPLETLHHTCRETFSHLAQVREIGDPLGIGFLGVGASPKWSRAETPVMPKSRYGIMSAYMPKVGGKGLDMMFRTSTVQVNLDYGSEADMRNKMRVSLALQPVATALFASSPFLDGKPNGFLSYRSEVWRDTDAARTGMLPIAFEDGFGFEAYAEWALDVPMYLIKREDTYHDATDVTFRQFLEGALRNRLPGVVPEIGDWVNHLGSLFPEVRLKRYIEQRGADAGPWRRLLALPAFWVGLLYDEGVLDEALALVADWSAEERQYLRDAAPRLALKTPFRSGTLLDVAREAVALSRKGLARRNRLGPCAPVDISENETVYLAPLEEIVATGETLAERMLRQYEKDWNGDVNQVFAEYAY, encoded by the coding sequence ATGGCGCGTGACACCGTCGACGCTGTCCCGATCGAGAACCGCGACCAGCTCTATGCCTGGTTCGAGAAGGGCTCGAAGCCGAAGGACCGCTGGCGGATCGGCACCGAGCACGAGAAATTCGGCTTTCATACGGACGACCTGTCGCCCGTCGCCTATGAGGGGCCGCGCGGCGTGCGCAAGCTGCTCGAGGGCATGGAGGGGCTGCTCGGCTGGGAACCGATCATGGATCGCGACGCGATCATCGGTCTCGCCGACCCGGTCGGCGGCGGCGCCATCAGCCTGGAGCCCGGCGGCCAGTTCGAATTGTCCGGCGCGCCTCTGGAGACGCTGCACCATACCTGCCGGGAGACCTTCTCGCATCTCGCCCAGGTGCGCGAGATCGGCGATCCGCTCGGCATCGGCTTCCTCGGCGTCGGCGCCAGCCCGAAATGGTCGCGTGCCGAAACCCCGGTCATGCCCAAGTCGCGCTACGGCATCATGAGCGCCTACATGCCGAAGGTCGGCGGCAAGGGGCTCGACATGATGTTCCGCACCTCGACCGTGCAGGTCAATCTCGACTACGGTTCCGAAGCCGACATGCGCAACAAGATGCGCGTTTCGCTGGCCCTGCAGCCGGTGGCGACGGCGCTGTTCGCCTCCTCGCCGTTCCTCGACGGCAAGCCGAACGGCTTCCTCTCCTACCGCTCGGAGGTCTGGCGCGATACCGACGCGGCGCGGACCGGCATGCTGCCGATCGCCTTCGAGGACGGCTTCGGCTTCGAAGCCTATGCGGAATGGGCGCTCGACGTGCCGATGTATTTGATCAAGCGGGAAGACACCTACCACGACGCGACCGACGTGACCTTCCGGCAGTTCCTGGAAGGCGCGCTGCGCAACCGTCTGCCGGGCGTGGTCCCGGAGATCGGCGACTGGGTCAACCATCTCGGTTCGCTGTTCCCGGAGGTTCGGCTGAAGCGCTATATCGAGCAGCGCGGCGCCGATGCCGGCCCCTGGCGGCGGCTCCTGGCGCTGCCGGCCTTCTGGGTCGGCCTCCTCTACGACGAGGGCGTACTCGACGAGGCGCTGGCCCTGGTCGCCGACTGGAGCGCCGAGGAACGGCAATATCTGCGCGACGCCGCGCCTCGCCTGGCGCTGAAGACGCCGTTCCGCAGCGGCACGCTGCTCGACGTGGCGCGCGAGGCCGTCGCCCTGTCGCGCAAGGGCCTCGCGCGCCGCAACCGCCTCGGCCCCTGCGCGCCGGTCGACATCTCCGAGAACGAGACCGTCTATCTCGCCCCCCTGGAGGAGATCGTCGCCACCGGCGAAACCCTCGCCGAGCGCATGCTGCGCCAGTACGAGAAGGATTGGAACGGCGACGTGAACCAGGTCTTCGCCGAGTACGCCTATTGA
- a CDS encoding molecular chaperone HscC: protein MAIVGIDLGTTNSLVAVWTATGPELIPNAHGDLLTPSVVSVVDGEVLVGRPASERLITRPQSTVAAFKRWMGTDKLTRLDGRPFRAEELSALVLGALKRDAEAHLGEAITEAVISVPAYFNDLQRKATMTAARLAGLHVERLVNEPTAAALAYGLGEVEEAQFLVFDLGGGTFDVSILDKYDQVMEVRATAGDNYLGGDDFRDLLMAHLAERHGLDRTKLAAGDLSRFTRFAESLKIELSAKTTVAYTFELPGQVVEGRIERSEYEDVVRPLLRRLRTPLERAISDARLDPREIAQVVMVGGATRMPAVRSLVGRLFARLPLTHLNPDHLVALGAAVQAGLKARHAALDDVVMTDVCPYTLGIAALSSQRGSGGEPVTVPIIERNSVVPISRSHPFTTVQDNQTQIRLEVYQGENLKPENNVNLGALEVEVTRAKAGHETVEVRFTYDLNGALELEATVQSTGKVWRRVFQNRTGLSDAEIDKRFAELAALKRPPRDQAPNRLLIERAERIYAESLGERRELVSGALREFMMAIQDPTNAHPDRDREAFAKLLDRFETDVFRDID, encoded by the coding sequence ATGGCCATCGTCGGCATCGATCTCGGGACCACCAATTCCCTGGTCGCGGTCTGGACCGCGACGGGACCCGAACTGATACCGAACGCCCATGGCGATCTGCTGACGCCCTCCGTGGTCAGCGTGGTCGACGGCGAGGTGCTGGTCGGCCGGCCGGCCTCCGAACGCCTGATCACCCGGCCGCAATCCACCGTCGCTGCCTTCAAGCGCTGGATGGGCACCGACAAGCTGACCCGGCTCGACGGCCGGCCGTTCCGGGCCGAGGAACTGTCCGCCCTGGTGCTCGGCGCGCTGAAACGGGATGCGGAAGCCCATCTCGGCGAGGCGATCACCGAGGCGGTGATTTCGGTGCCGGCCTATTTCAACGACCTGCAGCGCAAGGCGACCATGACGGCGGCCCGCCTCGCCGGACTGCATGTCGAGCGGCTGGTCAACGAACCGACCGCCGCCGCGCTCGCCTATGGGCTCGGCGAGGTCGAGGAGGCCCAGTTCCTGGTCTTCGATCTCGGCGGCGGCACCTTCGACGTCTCGATCCTCGACAAGTACGACCAGGTCATGGAAGTGCGCGCCACCGCCGGCGACAACTATCTCGGCGGCGACGATTTCCGCGATCTCCTGATGGCGCATCTGGCCGAGCGGCACGGGCTCGACCGGACGAAGCTGGCGGCCGGGGATCTCTCGCGCTTCACCCGCTTCGCCGAGAGCCTGAAGATCGAGCTCAGCGCCAAGACCACCGTCGCCTACACGTTCGAACTGCCCGGCCAGGTGGTCGAGGGGCGCATCGAGCGGTCCGAATATGAGGATGTGGTGCGCCCGCTGCTGCGCCGCCTGCGCACGCCGCTCGAACGGGCCATCTCGGATGCCCGGCTCGATCCGCGCGAGATCGCCCAGGTGGTCATGGTCGGCGGCGCCACGCGCATGCCGGCGGTGCGGTCCCTGGTCGGCCGCCTGTTCGCCCGCCTGCCGCTGACCCATCTCAATCCCGATCATCTGGTCGCGCTCGGCGCGGCCGTTCAGGCCGGCCTGAAGGCCCGCCACGCCGCCCTCGACGACGTGGTGATGACCGATGTCTGCCCCTACACGCTCGGCATCGCCGCCCTGTCGTCTCAGCGCGGATCCGGCGGTGAGCCGGTCACGGTGCCGATCATCGAACGCAATTCGGTCGTGCCGATCAGCCGGTCGCATCCCTTTACCACCGTCCAGGACAACCAGACGCAGATCCGGTTGGAGGTCTATCAGGGCGAGAATCTGAAGCCGGAGAACAACGTCAATCTCGGCGCGCTCGAGGTCGAGGTGACGCGAGCCAAGGCCGGGCACGAAACCGTCGAGGTCCGCTTCACCTACGACCTGAACGGCGCGCTGGAGCTGGAGGCGACCGTGCAGTCGACCGGCAAGGTCTGGCGCCGGGTGTTCCAGAACCGGACCGGGCTCAGCGACGCCGAGATCGACAAGCGCTTCGCCGAACTGGCCGCCCTGAAGCGGCCGCCGCGCGACCAGGCGCCGAACCGGCTCCTGATCGAGCGGGCCGAGCGCATCTATGCCGAATCGCTGGGCGAGCGGCGCGAACTGGTCTCCGGCGCGCTCCGGGAATTCATGATGGCGATCCAGGACCCGACCAACGCCCATCCGGACCGCGACCGGGAGGCCTTCGCCAAGCTGCTCGATCGCTTCGAGACCGACGTGTTCCGGGACATCGACTGA
- a CDS encoding DUF937 domain-containing protein: MFDFTKILLEAQGGEAMRNLARQFGISPDQSRAAVDAMMPAFAAAMQRQMTDPKALQALFGLMTGQAAQPRNPYLDAMQAFTPEAMKAGNDALMAMFGSNEVTKAVADRIAAMSGVGQQVLQSMMPAVAAMLMGGLGTSLPQDPVARMVAAFFDPARAQDSYAGFGDMMQKWMRDGAANGTEAFASLVQQFAKAVPRPTGETETMEDFLKRAPNPAGPQTLMEEAFGAFVRGFNRGRPEKKPEPEAAPDELGAFIGQMFQAGQEAQASQIQAFEQIFDQFWSQKR; this comes from the coding sequence ATGTTCGATTTCACGAAGATCCTGCTCGAAGCCCAGGGCGGCGAGGCGATGCGCAACCTGGCGCGGCAGTTCGGCATCTCGCCGGACCAGTCGCGGGCGGCCGTGGACGCCATGATGCCGGCCTTCGCCGCGGCCATGCAGCGCCAGATGACCGATCCGAAGGCGCTTCAGGCGCTGTTCGGCCTGATGACCGGGCAGGCCGCCCAGCCGCGCAACCCCTATCTCGACGCCATGCAGGCCTTCACGCCGGAAGCCATGAAGGCCGGCAACGATGCGCTCATGGCCATGTTCGGGTCCAACGAGGTGACCAAGGCGGTCGCCGACCGGATCGCGGCGATGAGCGGGGTCGGCCAGCAGGTGCTGCAATCGATGATGCCGGCCGTCGCCGCCATGCTGATGGGCGGTCTCGGCACCTCGCTGCCGCAGGATCCGGTCGCCCGGATGGTCGCCGCCTTTTTCGATCCCGCGCGCGCCCAGGACAGCTATGCCGGCTTCGGCGACATGATGCAGAAGTGGATGCGCGACGGCGCCGCCAATGGCACCGAGGCCTTCGCGAGCCTGGTCCAGCAGTTTGCCAAGGCCGTGCCGCGCCCGACCGGCGAGACCGAGACCATGGAGGACTTCCTCAAGCGCGCGCCCAACCCGGCCGGACCGCAGACGCTGATGGAGGAGGCCTTCGGCGCCTTCGTGCGCGGCTTCAACCGCGGTCGCCCGGAAAAGAAGCCGGAGCCGGAGGCCGCGCCCGACGAACTCGGCGCCTTCATCGGCCAGATGTTCCAGGCCGGCCAGGAGGCGCAGGCGAGCCAGATCCAGGCCTTCGAGCAGATCTTCGACCAGTTCTGGAGCCAGAAGCGCTGA